Below is a genomic region from Ancylomarina subtilis.
GAGCTTCAACGCATTTTAACCCCGTTGATTTGATTTGTGGTATTAAGAACTACAAAGGTAAAAAGTTTGATTTAACTCAATTTGTAGATCCTGAAACAGGTTTTATTTCTAAGAAATCGCACAATGGGACACCATTAAAAGCCATGGAGCTTCCTGGTCTTTGGAATGGGGCTATGGCTGATTGGAATACTATATTTGTGGAAGTTCCAACAATCACCTTTAACCCTGTAAAAACCATTTTCGACTTACTTCGTGTTGAACACAGAAACTAGATAGAAAATACAACATACAAAAATGCCCCTCAAAAATTAAGTTTATGAGGGGCATTTTTTTATTTTCAAATTCAACTGCTAAGCAATCAGATTCTCACCTTTTGTTAAATCTTGCTCAAAGGTAATCTTGATATTCTTTTCATCCCCCTCAACAATATGAATAGCCTCATCTGGCAAATAATTTAAAACCACACCACAATCGTCGCTGGCTTTAAAATTTGGATCCTTCAACGCCAGGTTGTAGGCTTTCTTTATGATTTCACAAGGGAATGCTTGTGGGGTCTGAGCTCTGTAAAGAAAATCACGAGGAGGAACAGACTCAATGCATTTCGTTTGATTCAGTTTAAAAATAGTATCAGTACTCGGGATGGCAACAGCCACCGATTTCCCTTCAGCCAAACTCGAAAGTACATCGTCAATAATCCTCTGACTCACAAATGGACGAACGGCATCGTGAAAAATTAAATTCACATCTTTCTCATTCTCGTAAGCTGAAATAGCTGCCAAACTGGAATCGCTTCGTTCCTTACCTCCACAAAGAATCTTAGTCACCTTTTTAAAACCAGCTTCACGAACAATATCCTCAACATCGGCTACAAAATTCGAATGAATCACCACACAAATCTCAGAAATACCAGCATGTTTTTCGAAAATAGCCATGCTATGCTCAATAATCGATTTACCGGCAATCTTAAGAAATTGCTTAGGCAAGTAAGCGCCCATACGCTTACCTGTGCCCCCCGCAAGAATAACAGCTACATTTTTCATTTCAAAGTCGGTTAAAAAACAAAAGGTTAAATTGTAATTTAACCCTTTATCTTTAATTATTTTCTTATTCAGAATTTATTTGAAGATATCATACTCTCCAACATCTGTTAAAATCTCGTACCCCTCTTTGGTTACCAAAACAGTATGTTCAAACTGAGCAGACAATTTATTATCAATGGTACGAGCAGTCCAGCCATCTTTCTCGTCGATGACAGCACGGGCCTTACCCATATTAATCATTGGTTCAATGGTGAAAACCATACCCGGCTTCATAATTTCACCCGAGTTACGTTGTGCAATATGCTCAACTTGCGGCTCTTCATGAAAATCCATCCCAATACCATGACCACAAAATTCATAAACGACACCATATTTTCTGGCCTTAGCAAAACGACCAATAGCAAAACCAATATTCCCGAAGTAGTTGTCAGGTTTCACCTGCTCAATACCTAAATAAAGAGCATGCTCTGTATCCTCTACCAATTTTGCGGCTTTGTTCGAGATATCTCCAATGGTAAACATGGTACTGGTATCTCCATAGTATCCATCTAAAATTGTGGTCACATCAATATTCAAAATATCTCCATCTTTTAGAATGGTTTTCTCACTTGGAATTCCGTGACAAATAACCTCATTTAAAGAGATACAACTTGATTTTGGGTAACCGTGATAACCTAATGTCGCCGGAATGGCTCCATTATCACGCATATATTCTTCGATTAAATTATCCAGATAAAGCGTATTCACGCCCTCTTTCACATAATCGCTAATAAATTTAAGTGTATTTCCAGCCAATTGAGAACTCTTTCTAATGCCCTCAATTTGCTCTGCTGTTTTAATTATAATCTCGCTCATCTAGTTTTAAACCTAAAGATTAGAGCTGCATATCATCATGGAATAGTTCTCGATAAAATCCCTACACAACCCTTAATAAAAGAACACCCAAAGGTCTGCAATGATTCCTACTTTTGCAAACAAAAGCTTTCATAAATTTTTAAGTCATTATCAAATTCATCTATCATGAAAATCCACCCTGCTAAAAAAGCAAGGTGAATTTATTTTCATTTATAAACCTAATACTAAATTGGATAATTAAGATTATCATCATTTAAGTTTGTAAGCACCTGATCATAGAAGCGTTGAGCCTCCCAATTGGCCATAGGCAAATCATGACTCAAACTATAGCCACATTCAATACGTTTAGATCCCGGTATTTCATCCTTAAAGTTGGCCATAAACAAAAATAAATCTTTGGTCAGCTCAACAATATCTTCCGATTGGTAATCCCCATGTAAAATGACATAAAATCCCGTACGACAGCCCATCGGGCCAAAATATACGGTACGGCTGCCCCACTCCTCGCTGTTGCGCAAAAAAGTAGCTCCCAAGTGCTCCATGGTGTGCATGGCCTGAATATCCATAGCGGGCTCTCTATTGGCCAGTTTCAAACGAATATCGAAACTGGTTAGGGTTTCTTGCCCAATTTGATCTTTCCGTGATACATAAATACCAGGGTTTAATCTGTCGTGATCTACATTAAAACTATCTATTTGCTTCATCTTATTTCTTTTATAAATTTATTATTTTATCAACTCGTCACCTATACCCGAGCTTTATTTCTATACTTAAGCACCTTTCAATTTCAATTCGAAAGGATAAACCATAGCCTTCCAAATTCCTTCTTCCCGGAAAATATGGATCTTACCTGCCTCATTCAACTGCTTGTAAAACTCAATATTCTTTTCTACAAAAACTTTATTGGGTAAAGCGTAAGTATTGATCATACGAGCATGATAATTCTGACCAATTAACTGAAAAGTGCTCTTATAATCAGAAAGACTGCCCACATTAATATATAAACGGCTGTCAGCATGCATAAACTGAGGTGCTATTTCCAAAAATTGTATTAAAATCTCATTCCCTAGTTTACCTCCACTAATAGTCTGCGCTAAATCTTCACCCAAATTGAATTTATAATCTTCAGGTAAAATTTCCTGAGGAAGATTAGCGATAATTACATCGAATTGACCTTGCAAAGGACCAAAAAAGCTACCCGCAAAAGCCTGAATATCGACCTTATTTTTTTTTGCATTTTCTTTGGCATTCATAACAGATATCTCACTCGTATCGGTCGCCCAAACCTCAGCCCCCAATTGTGCCGCCATAACAGCGAGTATCCCACTTCCTGTTCCGATATCGGCCACCCGGTCACCAGCTTTAATCCGGATATTCTGAGCAAAAGGCACCACAAAATCGGATGGAGGAAACACATTGGGATGCAAATCTAAACGGATATGATTGCCCTGTAACTGATAGTCACGAACTTCAGGACGATCCAAAAAAAAGTTTTGACTTTTCATTTTCACAATTCTTTAATATTTAAAAATTCAACGCCTGAACCAAATCCTCAATTAAATCTTCTGTATCCTCTATTCCCACAGATACCCTAATTAAAGTATCTGTAATACCCAACTTCTTACGATCATCTGCAGGAACTGACCCATGTGTCATTAAAGCCGGTAATTCGATCAGAGATTCAACACCACCTAAACTTTCAGCCAAAGCAAAATATTTAAGCTTCGATAGAAAATTCTTTGCATCTTCAAGTTCTCCATCCAATTCAATAGCCATCATCCCACCAAATCCTTGCATCTGTTCCTTTGCCAACTCATGCTGTGGATGAGACTCAAGCCCCGGATAAATCACCTTTTTCACTTTAGGATGATCACTCAAAAATTCAGCTATCTCGATGGCATTTTTCTCATGCTGACGCATTCTCAGACTCAAAGTTTTAATCCCTCGAAGTACCAAATAACTATCAAAGGGCGACATCATTGCACCAGCAGAGTTTTGCATAAATTGAAGCTTCTCATACAAATCATCACGGCTGACCATCACAGCACCACCAATTGAATCGCTATGACCATTGATGTATTTTGAGGTTGAGTGCAAAACAATATCGGCTCCCAGCTCCAATGGATTTTGAAAATAAGGGCTCATAAATGTATTATCCACCACCAAAATCAAATTGTGCTCTTTGGCAATCAGAGCAATTCGAGCAATATCAGTCAGCTTCAACATGGGATTCGTTGGGGTTTCAATCCAAATCATCCTGGTTTCTTCACGAATCGCATCTTCAACTCGGGCAGGATTTGAACTGTCAACAAAACTAAATTCTATACCATAATTGGCTGTGAAAACTTTTCTAAAAAGCCTTTGGGTTCCGCCGTACAAATCATCGGTTGTAATCACATGATCACCCGATTTTAACAGAGCCAACAAGACCGTTGTCTCAGCTCCCAAACCCGATGAAAAAGCCAGGCCGTACTTAGCTTTTTCAATAGCCGCCAACTTGCTTTCCAAAGCCTTACGGGTTGGATTCAACGATCTGGAGTATTCGTATCCCGCTGTGGGGACTTCAACCTCTTGCCGTGCAAATGTGGTCGATAAATGTAGGGGAACAATAACATCTCCCGTTGTACCCTCCTGAAAATTTGGCTTCTCACCTATGTGAATTCCTTTAGTTGTAAATTTCATATCTTATCGTTTTAAACCTGTTTTATTTATTGAATTGATTCTAAGTTGTTTGCTTGCAGCAAGCCTTTTTCCCGCATCCACTGATCATTATAAAGACTGCTTAAATAGGATTTACCCGAATCGGGCAAAAGGACTACCACCACATCATCTTCATTAAGCTGTGCAGCTACTTGTAAAGCTCCATTTACAGCTGATCCAGCTGATGATCCAGCAAAAATGGCATCCTTAATCACCAATTCTCTGGCCGTAGCAAAAGCATCCTTATCACTTACTGTGATAATCTCATCTATGACAGAGAAATCAACCGTGTCCGGAATAAAATCTTCTCCAATCCCCTCAACCAAATAGGAATGAATAGCCCCCTGAGTTTTATAAAACTCATGCTTGTAAATAGAGCCCTCCGTATCCACACCAATCACCTTGATATTGGGATTTTGTTCCTTCAAATATTTACCAACCCCCGAAATGGTCCCTCCGGTACCGATACCTGCTACAAAATGGGTGATCTTTCCCGCCGTATCTCTCCAGATCTCAGGCCCGGTACTTTCATAATGTGCTCTGGGATTATTCTTATTAAAATACTGATTGGGTGAAAAGGAGTTGGGAATTTCTTTAAGTAATCGTTCAGCTACTTTATAATAACTCTGAGGATCATCAGGTTCTACTGCAGTTGGGGTACGAATAACTGTCGCACCATATGCCGTGAGCAAATCCTCTTTCTCCTGACTCATTTTATCGGGCATGGTAAAGATCAATTTGTAGCCCCTAAGTATGCCGACCTGTGCCAAACCCAATCCGGTATTACCCGAAGTCGGTTCAATAATGGTACCCCCCGCTTTTAAAAGTCCCTTTTTCTCGGCCTCATCCAACATGGCAATTGCAACGCGATCTTTACTGCTCCCTCCGGGGTTAAAACTCTCCATTTTACTAAGTAAAAGTGGCGCATGAGCCCGATTGATTTGATTCAATTTCACCAGTGGTGTATTACCAATGGTCCCCAATATATTCTGATAATATTTCATATTTTTCTTCTTATTTGTCTGTACAAAACTCTGGTTCAAGCTTTTAAACTCGAACAAAACTTTTCACTTTGGGCTGTAGCTTTCTTCCTATCCTCAAAAGAACAGTTATAAGGCTAAGTCAGCCAATTCCTGATGCTTACAAAACTGTAATATCAATCAGGACAAAAATTCAATGTGTTTTATCAGCCACAACAGACCGTTGTGGAAATACGAAGATGATAGGGTTTAATCTGTAAAAATTTCATGGTGCCTTTTCAAGATAATTATTCTGTTGCAATCTGTTTCAAATCTCATTAACTAATTTGCACGAACTTTTAAAGCGTACAAATCAGATTTCTCTTAACAAGAGCAACAACAGACGAATCTTGAAAAATGGGGCATTCCAGTTTGATTGGAAATAGACATGATAAACGGGTAATGATGAAAAAGAAAAAATGATTCATTGGGAGCTGTATTCCCTAATAGGTACATAGAACGTGCCCGCAAACTGTTTAGCAACAGCAGCAGCAGCAACACGTATGTGTTGCAGAAAATATATTTTCTATTGAATTCATTTTATTCATCGGGACAAAGCAAAGGCTTTTTTTTTAATCTCGCAAGAGAAAAACAAAAAAAAGACAAAAAAGTCTTATTTGAAATTTAGGCTGAACAATTCGAGATACTAAATAGAAGTCTTAAATATTAATCAATAGCACAAAAAAAACACTTCACGAAATCACGATCATAGTAATACCAAATATGCTTTTGCGAATCCATTGCTTCCATTCAATCTTCATCACGTGTTCCGCTTATCATCCTCGAAACAATTCCTTTTTGGTCAGAGAATTCAGCTATGAAAACGCCTGCCAAATGAATCACAATAAAAGAGATTAAATAATAAATAGAAAGCACATGTATCTCTTCCATCAATTCTTTTGATGATTTAGGTCCTAATTCAATCATTAGCCCTGTAGCTAAAGAAATGATTATGCAGATATAAAAAATAATATACAGCCATTGCTGAAATCTTAATTTAGCTGTTAAATCTTTACGCAATGGATTTTGATATCTCATGTAGCCAAACAAAGGAAGTAAAAATCGAATACTATATAATCCAACCAAGACATAGCCTATATAAATATGCCAGTTCCACATCGGCTGTCTTATTTTCTTAGCTAGCACAATAAGCTGTTTTTGCGATAAAACCTGATCCGTCCCATTAAGGTAATCTTGTATGATATTCGCAACATTGGTCTTATTCATCCAAGTTAATCTCAGAAAAATTGTCACTAATAACAACACGAGTGAAATGGCTATAGCCCAATGAATCAACCTATATATTTTGGAATATTTTTTCTCTTCCATAATTGTCTATTTTTGAAATAAATACATAAAAATAATGTGAGCGTTTAAAAATTCGATTACACATTTAGGCATGAATTTCATCACATCAATCTTTTCATGACAAATTTATCAAAACTGCCTGTTCTATTTATCATTTTATTAAAATGATGGGCTAAACTACAATTTTTTATATGAAAAATAGAATGCTTTATTCTTTAATTAGTTTTCCAATAAACTTTTAATATCAATTTTAGAACTTCACAAAATCCATAAGTTTTATATTTTCAATCCTATAATTCACGAACCATCATCTCTTTAATCTTTATTGCCTTTTCGAAATGATCAAGCTTGTGTGTCATAATCCACCACTCCGCAACCGCCATTAATCGTTCAGGATTCGTGTTCTTATTGGCAAAAAAGGCATAAAATGACAGACCTACATTTTCTCCTTTTTTCTCTATCTTCTCATTGCAAACCTCAATGATTCTTTGGCGCATGTTTTCATTCATAAAAATTGCTCTTAAATATTTTAGGAGGTATAATTTAATCTGTAACGGATCGTCTTTTACCGAATCTCAATTCAGCGAAATTGTTCTTCAAACGACCTCTATAATAACTGGGAATGATACACTTTTATTTCATAAACCCCATTTGCTTCAAGGCTTTCAATGTAATCTCTTTTCTTTTTGCAACAAATTTGTCAAAATCAAATTCCTTTTGAGGTTCTATATTTGTGGCAAAGAAATAAGTATCAGACTTGAATTCAATATACCCAACATACCAACCGTTATAAATGCTATTGGTATTGGATAAGCCAGTCTTTTCACTTAATTTATATTGATCGGTATGATCAGCAACAAACATCCGCTTCATTATTTTCTCTGTCCTTTCAGAAATGGGTAATTTTGACTGATAAAAGCTTTTCAAAAAATCTATTTGTTGAAACTGGTTAATTCGGGAATCTCCCTCCAACCAAAACATATCCAAATTGCTAGTATCCACTTTCATGCTACCGTATTTCATTTTAGCCAAATAAGCATTCATCCTTTCCACACCAATGCTTCTGGCAATATCCTGGTAACAGGGCACACATGAAAAATGGAATGCATCCCGAAGAATGAGATCCTGTTCCCATTTTTTCATCCACCTTTTCTTTCCATCCCATTTCAATAATGTGCTGTCATTTTTAACAATACCTGTTTCGAGTGCAATAATTGAGTTGGCAATTTTAAATGTAGATGCAGGCAGATGCCCCATTTTTGCCCGCTCAAAATTATTGGAATAATAAATATCCTTATTTAAGTCATAAATCAATACAGATCCTTCAACATTACAAGAATCAATAATGAACTGAAATTCTGGCTTTACTACCTGCTTTGTGATGATTGATTCATTCTTTTTATTGGTTGCAGATTTTTTCCCGTCAGAACAGGATAAAAACAAAATCACGATAGCAAGAAAAGGGAATATTTTCATTTTTTCAGGATTGGTTTTAAATGGTAAAATATTATAAATTTATAAACAAGATTAAGGTATAAATTCTAATTATGAAAGCTCAATCTAAAATAAAATGCCATTTTATTCTAAACCAAACCCCTCCTTCATCCAACAAATCATCCGGCTAATTTTATAATTCAACATCCTCATTCTTTTCACTAAACTCTATATGTTCTTCGGGCTCGATATGCACATGAACATGACACCGTAAAATTTCAGCTTTGATTTTATCTTCAATAAAATGTGCAATATCATGTGATTGAGGGATACTCAATTCGGGACTCACATGAATATTAAGTTCTACAAAAAATTCAGCACCTGCTGCCCTGACCTTTAGATCGTGATAGCATTCTATTTCGGTTAAACCATCAAGAATAAAAACAATTTTCTGATAAGTCTCTTCCGGGACTCTATCCAACAGAACATTGATTGAACGCTTCCCAAGTTTATAGGATATGTATATAACAATTGAGGCAACTATTAGAGCAGCAATACTATCTGCAATAAAAATTCCAAAATTTGCACAAATTAAGCCCAATAACACAACTAAGGAACTCCATATATCTGTCGAAAAATGCAAAGCATCCGCTTCTAAGGCTTGACTGTTATATTTCTTAGCAACCCGCATTAAGGCTCGCGAACGGCTTATATCA
It encodes:
- a CDS encoding DUF6500 family protein → MNENMRQRIIEVCNEKIEKKGENVGLSFYAFFANKNTNPERLMAVAEWWIMTHKLDHFEKAIKIKEMMVREL
- a CDS encoding trans-sulfuration enzyme family protein; translated protein: MKFTTKGIHIGEKPNFQEGTTGDVIVPLHLSTTFARQEVEVPTAGYEYSRSLNPTRKALESKLAAIEKAKYGLAFSSGLGAETTVLLALLKSGDHVITTDDLYGGTQRLFRKVFTANYGIEFSFVDSSNPARVEDAIREETRMIWIETPTNPMLKLTDIARIALIAKEHNLILVVDNTFMSPYFQNPLELGADIVLHSTSKYINGHSDSIGGAVMVSRDDLYEKLQFMQNSAGAMMSPFDSYLVLRGIKTLSLRMRQHEKNAIEIAEFLSDHPKVKKVIYPGLESHPQHELAKEQMQGFGGMMAIELDGELEDAKNFLSKLKYFALAESLGGVESLIELPALMTHGSVPADDRKKLGITDTLIRVSVGIEDTEDLIEDLVQALNF
- a CDS encoding 50S ribosomal protein L11 methyltransferase yields the protein MKSQNFFLDRPEVRDYQLQGNHIRLDLHPNVFPPSDFVVPFAQNIRIKAGDRVADIGTGSGILAVMAAQLGAEVWATDTSEISVMNAKENAKKNKVDIQAFAGSFFGPLQGQFDVIIANLPQEILPEDYKFNLGEDLAQTISGGKLGNEILIQFLEIAPQFMHADSRLYINVGSLSDYKSTFQLIGQNYHARMINTYALPNKVFVEKNIEFYKQLNEAGKIHIFREEGIWKAMVYPFELKLKGA
- the blaOXA gene encoding class D beta-lactamase, coding for MKIFPFLAIVILFLSCSDGKKSATNKKNESIITKQVVKPEFQFIIDSCNVEGSVLIYDLNKDIYYSNNFERAKMGHLPASTFKIANSIIALETGIVKNDSTLLKWDGKKRWMKKWEQDLILRDAFHFSCVPCYQDIARSIGVERMNAYLAKMKYGSMKVDTSNLDMFWLEGDSRINQFQQIDFLKSFYQSKLPISERTEKIMKRMFVADHTDQYKLSEKTGLSNTNSIYNGWYVGYIEFKSDTYFFATNIEPQKEFDFDKFVAKRKEITLKALKQMGFMK
- a CDS encoding PLP-dependent cysteine synthase family protein, with amino-acid sequence MKYYQNILGTIGNTPLVKLNQINRAHAPLLLSKMESFNPGGSSKDRVAIAMLDEAEKKGLLKAGGTIIEPTSGNTGLGLAQVGILRGYKLIFTMPDKMSQEKEDLLTAYGATVIRTPTAVEPDDPQSYYKVAERLLKEIPNSFSPNQYFNKNNPRAHYESTGPEIWRDTAGKITHFVAGIGTGGTISGVGKYLKEQNPNIKVIGVDTEGSIYKHEFYKTQGAIHSYLVEGIGEDFIPDTVDFSVIDEIITVSDKDAFATARELVIKDAIFAGSSAGSAVNGALQVAAQLNEDDVVVVLLPDSGKSYLSSLYNDQWMREKGLLQANNLESIQ
- the map gene encoding type I methionyl aminopeptidase, encoding MSEIIIKTAEQIEGIRKSSQLAGNTLKFISDYVKEGVNTLYLDNLIEEYMRDNGAIPATLGYHGYPKSSCISLNEVICHGIPSEKTILKDGDILNIDVTTILDGYYGDTSTMFTIGDISNKAAKLVEDTEHALYLGIEQVKPDNYFGNIGFAIGRFAKARKYGVVYEFCGHGIGMDFHEEPQVEHIAQRNSGEIMKPGMVFTIEPMINMGKARAVIDEKDGWTARTIDNKLSAQFEHTVLVTKEGYEILTDVGEYDIFK
- a CDS encoding S-ribosylhomocysteine lyase — protein: MKQIDSFNVDHDRLNPGIYVSRKDQIGQETLTSFDIRLKLANREPAMDIQAMHTMEHLGATFLRNSEEWGSRTVYFGPMGCRTGFYVILHGDYQSEDIVELTKDLFLFMANFKDEIPGSKRIECGYSLSHDLPMANWEAQRFYDQVLTNLNDDNLNYPI
- a CDS encoding IspD/TarI family cytidylyltransferase, with amino-acid sequence MKNVAVILAGGTGKRMGAYLPKQFLKIAGKSIIEHSMAIFEKHAGISEICVVIHSNFVADVEDIVREAGFKKVTKILCGGKERSDSSLAAISAYENEKDVNLIFHDAVRPFVSQRIIDDVLSSLAEGKSVAVAIPSTDTIFKLNQTKCIESVPPRDFLYRAQTPQAFPCEIIKKAYNLALKDPNFKASDDCGVVLNYLPDEAIHIVEGDEKNIKITFEQDLTKGENLIA
- a CDS encoding cation diffusion facilitator family transporter; protein product: MDIESARKEKNRVAFLSVAAAILLTSFKLVVGLLTGSLGILSEALHSALDFVAAGITWFAVRLSDKPADSDHHYGHGKIENLSALLETVLLLITCVWIIYEAVSRLSSGETHIEVNLWSYIVVITSIVIDISRSRALMRVAKKYNSQALEADALHFSTDIWSSLVVLLGLICANFGIFIADSIAALIVASIVIYISYKLGKRSINVLLDRVPEETYQKIVFILDGLTEIECYHDLKVRAAGAEFFVELNIHVSPELSIPQSHDIAHFIEDKIKAEILRCHVHVHIEPEEHIEFSEKNEDVEL
- a CDS encoding cytochrome b/b6 domain-containing protein; this translates as MEEKKYSKIYRLIHWAIAISLVLLLVTIFLRLTWMNKTNVANIIQDYLNGTDQVLSQKQLIVLAKKIRQPMWNWHIYIGYVLVGLYSIRFLLPLFGYMRYQNPLRKDLTAKLRFQQWLYIIFYICIIISLATGLMIELGPKSSKELMEEIHVLSIYYLISFIVIHLAGVFIAEFSDQKGIVSRMISGTRDED